In one Butyrivibrio proteoclasticus B316 genomic region, the following are encoded:
- a CDS encoding S-ribosylhomocysteine lyase, which produces MEKIASFTVNHLDLEPGIYVSRKDKVGQETITTFDLRMTAPNKEPVMNTAEVHTMEHLGATFLRNDPEYKDRTIYFGPMGCRTGFYVVLAGDLSSKEIVPLITRMYEFMRDFEGEVPGASARDCGNYLDMNLGMAKFLAKRYLDNTLYNIDDKHLVYPE; this is translated from the coding sequence ATGGAAAAAATAGCAAGCTTTACCGTCAATCATCTTGACCTTGAGCCTGGAATCTATGTATCCAGAAAAGATAAGGTTGGCCAGGAAACTATTACTACATTTGACCTCAGAATGACAGCCCCTAACAAGGAGCCTGTTATGAACACTGCAGAAGTTCACACAATGGAGCATCTTGGCGCTACATTCCTTCGAAATGATCCAGAATATAAGGATAGAACAATCTACTTTGGACCTATGGGATGCAGAACAGGATTCTATGTTGTCCTTGCAGGAGACCTTTCTTCAAAAGAGATTGTTCCTCTTATCACAAGAATGTATGAATTCATGAGAGATTTCGAGGGCGAGGTGCCTGGAGCAAGCGCAAGAGATTGCGGAAACTATCTCGATATGAATCTTGGAATGGCCAAATTCCTTGCCAAAAGATATCTTGATAACACTCTTTATAACATTGATGACAAACACCTTGTTTACCCAGAATAA
- a CDS encoding response regulator transcription factor, giving the protein MSRILIVEDEEAIADLEKDYLELSDFEVKIENTGDAGLETALAEEFDLIILDLMLPGMDGFEVCKHIREKKDVPILMVSAKKDDIDKIRGLGLGADDYITKPFSPSELVARVKAHMARYSRLVGSGHENNDFVEIRGLKIDKTARRVYVDDEEKSFTTKEFDLLTFLAENPNHVFTKEELFRKIWNMDSIGDIATVTVHIKKIREKIEYDTSNPQYIETIWGVGYRFKV; this is encoded by the coding sequence ATGAGTAGAATTCTTATTGTTGAGGATGAAGAGGCCATTGCTGATCTTGAGAAAGATTATCTTGAGCTTAGTGATTTTGAAGTAAAAATTGAGAATACGGGGGATGCTGGTCTTGAGACCGCTCTTGCAGAAGAGTTTGATCTGATAATCCTTGATCTTATGCTTCCGGGAATGGATGGATTTGAGGTTTGTAAGCACATCAGGGAAAAGAAAGATGTGCCGATCCTCATGGTTTCAGCCAAGAAGGATGATATCGATAAAATCAGAGGTTTGGGACTTGGTGCGGACGACTATATTACCAAACCATTCAGCCCTTCAGAGCTTGTTGCCCGTGTTAAGGCGCATATGGCAAGATATTCAAGACTTGTGGGATCCGGTCATGAGAACAACGATTTCGTTGAAATCAGAGGTCTCAAGATTGACAAGACTGCCAGAAGAGTATATGTAGATGATGAAGAGAAGAGCTTCACAACCAAGGAATTTGATCTTCTTACATTCCTTGCAGAAAATCCTAATCATGTATTTACCAAGGAAGAGCTCTTTAGAAAGATCTGGAATATGGATTCTATCGGAGATATCGCAACTGTTACAGTTCATATCAAGAAAATCCGTGAAAAGATTGAGTATGATACCTCTAATCCACAGTACATCGAAACTATTTGGGGCGTAGGTTACAGATTTAAGGTATAA
- a CDS encoding sensor histidine kinase has translation MRFRTKLLITSVAIVIIPIILAIGTFFAIGRYLVYEQKLDDITNGFDYSMVSDPSEAFSDMTDEVTHDIALALIVNPFILEDKSFLESVDSKIASKYSFLLVKRDEDIYYVANMDRAKDVVDELPGYGTDVKGIYYTASKHLVKQIDFRFSTGDQGSLYIISGIRTALTASLLIYMGIAIILILLLTSVLLTMWIGNSFFKPIDELNVAMQHIQDGNFDYILPTDIKEKGEIGAMYRNYEDMRLRLKESAEEKILREKQNKELISNISHDLKTPITAIKGYSQGLLEGVADNPEKQMKYIRIINNKANDMNNLINELTLYSSIDNNRIPYNFIRLNVGEYFGDCIEEIGADLESKSIKLNYSNLTTPDTQIVADPEQIKRVINNVVSNSVKYLDRDDGTGQIDIRILDEIDSIRVELEDNGKGIAQRDIPNIFDRFYRTDASRNSKQGGSGIGLSIVKKIIEDHGGYIWATSHEGEGTCMHFVLRKYVEYADNQETVTVDHETQ, from the coding sequence ATGCGTTTTCGAACAAAACTCTTAATCACGTCAGTGGCGATAGTTATTATACCTATAATCTTGGCAATCGGTACATTTTTTGCAATAGGCAGATATCTTGTTTATGAACAGAAGCTTGACGATATTACGAACGGATTTGATTACAGCATGGTATCTGATCCAAGTGAAGCCTTTTCTGACATGACAGATGAAGTTACACATGATATAGCGCTTGCACTAATTGTTAACCCATTTATTCTGGAAGACAAATCTTTTCTTGAGAGTGTAGATAGCAAGATTGCATCTAAATATTCTTTTCTACTGGTTAAGCGGGATGAGGATATCTATTATGTGGCAAATATGGATCGTGCCAAGGATGTAGTAGATGAGCTGCCGGGTTATGGAACAGATGTAAAGGGCATTTATTACACTGCTTCCAAGCATTTAGTTAAACAGATAGATTTCAGGTTTTCTACAGGGGATCAGGGAAGTCTTTATATTATCTCAGGTATCAGAACTGCGTTGACAGCGTCATTACTTATTTATATGGGCATAGCAATCATTCTGATACTGCTTCTCACAAGTGTTCTTCTAACAATGTGGATAGGCAATAGCTTCTTCAAGCCTATTGATGAGCTCAATGTTGCGATGCAGCATATTCAGGACGGTAATTTCGATTACATTCTTCCTACTGATATTAAGGAAAAAGGCGAGATTGGCGCCATGTACCGTAACTATGAGGACATGCGACTAAGGCTCAAGGAGTCTGCAGAGGAGAAGATACTAAGAGAGAAACAGAATAAAGAGTTGATCAGTAATATTTCCCATGACCTCAAGACACCTATCACAGCAATTAAGGGCTATTCACAGGGACTATTGGAAGGCGTAGCCGACAACCCTGAGAAGCAGATGAAATACATAAGGATCATCAACAATAAGGCGAATGACATGAATAACCTTATTAACGAGCTGACCTTGTATTCCAGTATTGATAATAACAGGATTCCATATAATTTCATCAGGCTTAATGTAGGTGAATATTTTGGAGACTGTATTGAGGAAATCGGAGCTGATCTTGAGAGTAAGTCAATCAAACTTAATTACTCCAATCTCACAACTCCTGATACTCAGATAGTAGCTGATCCTGAGCAGATAAAGCGAGTGATCAATAATGTAGTCAGCAACAGTGTCAAATATCTCGACAGGGATGATGGCACGGGACAGATTGACATAAGGATTCTTGATGAAATTGATTCCATCAGGGTAGAGCTTGAGGATAATGGTAAGGGAATTGCTCAGAGAGATATTCCTAATATTTTCGACAGGTTCTACAGAACAGATGCTTCCAGAAACTCCAAACAGGGTGGAAGCGGAATTGGATTATCAATAGTTAAAAAAATCATTGAAGATCATGGCGGCTATATATGGGCCACAAGCCATGAAGGAGAAGGAACCTGCATGCATTTTGTACTGCGTAAATACGTAGAGTATGCAGACAATCAGGAAACAGTTACAGTAGATCATGAAACACAATAA
- a CDS encoding O-antigen ligase family protein, giving the protein MQILYTIYLILLCGVLPIYMKDGYYELGEAKSLCYLLISAPFAALILFNILFAKRGQSDIAVDEELHAKSKVLASEFFLYGNAFSVLITFIFSSFKRTAFFGIEGWRNGVLTLSIAIAFCIIFSLNKYKTGEKILVILMIVPFLEMILSILNRFSIYPIDINGQNTSFLSTVGNINWFSGYLAIWVPLGISLMFLSKAFSKRFMFSGLYTVVGLIALFLQGSDGATLILIACYVFMLFWSLSDRNLFRKFLIQAVVLGISMTIVDMLIAFWGSYYNYEQTILLTICKSHIGIILVAAAFFLYRLGRLFEEINMPFRVNVYKWVCGVCLSVLAICCAAWLISSFDDSFGNGRGIIYRMCLDMFMGLSSWQKLVGIGQDCIYPYAMADSMWSSSFRNVFGDLVLTNAHCEFMTTLIERGLLGAFLYIGLFISVIYQLIKIKEKEPQALAFGLPIISYLVYEQISFSQVMSMPYAYILVGMGIGLCKVGNRD; this is encoded by the coding sequence ATGCAGATTCTTTATACAATATATCTGATACTCCTGTGCGGAGTTTTACCTATATATATGAAGGATGGTTATTACGAACTTGGGGAAGCCAAGTCTCTTTGCTATCTTTTGATCAGTGCACCATTTGCTGCGCTTATACTTTTTAATATACTTTTTGCAAAAAGGGGTCAATCCGACATTGCGGTAGATGAAGAACTTCATGCTAAAAGTAAGGTCTTGGCTTCAGAGTTTTTTCTTTATGGAAACGCTTTTTCTGTTCTGATAACATTTATCTTTTCTTCATTTAAAAGAACAGCATTTTTTGGTATAGAAGGCTGGCGAAACGGTGTTCTTACTTTAAGTATAGCTATCGCATTCTGCATTATATTTAGCTTAAACAAGTATAAAACAGGTGAAAAGATACTTGTCATACTTATGATAGTTCCTTTTTTGGAAATGATCCTTTCTATATTGAACAGATTTTCCATTTATCCTATTGATATAAATGGACAGAATACATCTTTCCTTTCAACAGTTGGAAATATTAACTGGTTTTCAGGGTACCTGGCTATATGGGTTCCGCTTGGAATAAGCTTAATGTTTCTATCCAAAGCTTTTTCAAAAAGATTTATGTTTAGCGGATTATATACGGTTGTAGGACTGATAGCACTTTTTTTACAGGGAAGTGATGGTGCGACGCTGATATTGATAGCATGTTATGTTTTCATGTTATTCTGGTCGCTTTCAGACAGAAATCTATTCAGAAAATTTCTGATACAGGCTGTAGTTCTGGGAATATCGATGACAATCGTAGATATGCTAATAGCATTTTGGGGAAGTTATTATAATTACGAGCAGACAATTCTTTTGACCATATGTAAGTCTCATATTGGGATAATCCTTGTAGCAGCCGCATTCTTTTTATATAGACTTGGAAGGCTCTTTGAAGAGATCAATATGCCCTTTAGAGTAAATGTGTATAAGTGGGTATGCGGTGTATGCTTGTCAGTGCTTGCTATCTGCTGCGCAGCCTGGCTGATTTCATCTTTTGATGACAGCTTTGGAAACGGACGTGGAATTATCTATCGTATGTGCCTTGATATGTTTATGGGCCTGTCTTCATGGCAAAAGCTTGTGGGGATTGGGCAGGACTGCATATATCCATACGCTATGGCAGATAGTATGTGGAGCAGCTCTTTTAGAAATGTGTTCGGTGATCTGGTATTAACTAATGCACATTGTGAGTTTATGACAACACTCATAGAGAGAGGACTGTTAGGAGCCTTTCTTTACATAGGTTTGTTTATTTCTGTAATTTATCAGCTGATAAAGATAAAAGAAAAGGAGCCCCAAGCCTTAGCTTTTGGACTCCCTATAATTTCATATTTAGTTTATGAACAGATTTCTTTTTCCCAGGTAATGTCAATGCCCTACGCCTACATTCTGGTAGGTATGGGAATTGGATTATGTAAGGTCGGGAATAGGGATTGA
- a CDS encoding RluA family pseudouridine synthase has product MKDIKYIYEDNDILVCHKPSGVATEGARTYNMDVVSAARNYIGRQNREKTSDRKPPYVATVHRLDQPVEGVLILAKTKKAATKLAAQIKDRTTEKYYYALCKGNFADKKGRLENYLVRKEDGLAAVVTEEESKKINDNVITRSNGETIRIIGGEAKKAILEYEVIAENEETTLVRVKLLTGRFHQIRVQMANVDHPIIGDQKYGTEESRTLTDKIGARDVCLVSYKYIIKHPSTGKKMEFEIKPDNPQIREMLEKSL; this is encoded by the coding sequence ATGAAGGATATTAAGTATATTTACGAAGACAATGATATTCTGGTATGCCACAAGCCATCAGGAGTAGCTACAGAGGGTGCAAGAACCTATAACATGGATGTTGTGAGCGCCGCCAGAAATTATATAGGCCGACAGAACAGAGAAAAGACTTCAGACAGAAAGCCTCCATATGTGGCAACAGTCCACAGACTGGATCAGCCCGTTGAAGGTGTGCTGATCCTTGCCAAGACAAAAAAGGCAGCAACAAAGCTTGCTGCGCAGATTAAGGACAGAACTACAGAGAAGTATTATTATGCCCTTTGCAAGGGAAACTTCGCTGATAAAAAAGGCAGACTTGAGAACTACCTTGTCAGGAAAGAAGATGGCTTGGCTGCTGTAGTAACTGAAGAAGAGAGCAAAAAAATAAATGATAATGTTATTACACGTAGTAATGGCGAGACTATAAGGATAATTGGTGGAGAGGCCAAAAAAGCTATTCTTGAGTACGAAGTTATAGCAGAAAACGAAGAAACCACGCTTGTCAGAGTTAAGCTGCTAACAGGACGTTTCCATCAGATACGTGTGCAGATGGCAAATGTTGACCATCCGATAATTGGAGATCAGAAATACGGGACGGAAGAATCAAGGACACTTACAGACAAGATAGGCGCCAGAGATGTTTGCCTTGTCAGCTATAAATATATAATCAAACATCCATCAACAGGAAAGAAGATGGAATTTGAAATTAAGCCTGATAATCCACAGATAAGAGAAATGCTTGAAAAATCTTTATGA
- a CDS encoding DUF4956 domain-containing protein, producing MTTDMIFGSIMANGTITGATFLIATLCSLAIGVFIAFMYTIKNNYSKSYIVTLALLPAIVQVVIMLVNGNIGAGVAVAGAFSLVRFRSAPGTGKEITSIFLAMAVGLATGMGYIGIAALFAIIITLANLILSNCGFGDALAEEKTLKVTVPEGLDFEGIFDDIFGRYTTKAELEEVKTSGMGSLYKLTYKIVLRQKASTKGMMDEMRQRNGNLEISCSRPVMVKSEEL from the coding sequence ATGACTACAGATATGATCTTTGGAAGCATTATGGCAAATGGAACAATTACAGGAGCAACATTTCTGATCGCAACACTTTGCTCACTTGCTATTGGCGTATTTATCGCATTTATGTACACAATCAAAAATAACTATTCTAAGAGCTATATTGTTACGCTGGCTCTTCTCCCTGCGATAGTTCAGGTTGTTATCATGCTGGTAAATGGCAATATCGGAGCGGGTGTTGCGGTAGCAGGAGCATTTTCACTTGTAAGATTCCGTTCAGCACCCGGTACAGGTAAAGAAATCACAAGTATCTTCCTTGCTATGGCAGTAGGACTTGCAACAGGTATGGGATACATCGGAATAGCAGCACTTTTTGCAATAATCATTACACTTGCTAACCTTATTCTTTCTAATTGTGGATTTGGCGATGCTCTTGCAGAAGAAAAGACCCTTAAAGTAACAGTTCCCGAAGGCCTTGATTTTGAAGGAATTTTTGATGATATCTTTGGAAGGTATACAACAAAGGCAGAACTTGAAGAAGTAAAGACATCAGGAATGGGCAGCTTATATAAGCTGACATACAAGATTGTTCTTAGACAGAAAGCATCTACAAAGGGTATGATGGATGAGATGAGACAGAGAAATGGAAATCTTGAGATCAGCTGTTCAAGACCTGTTATGGTAAAGAGTGAAGAACTTTAA
- a CDS encoding glucose-6-phosphate isomerase gives MINWNNLDTLKSYNELKNAASVNLVEAMTGANGAERVKKYSVPMAAGLNYNYAAKEVDDNILSALAALADEAQLTDKYEALYNGEVINTGEKRMVLHQLTRGQLGKDVVADGVNKREFYVKEQKRIADFANKVHSGEIANAKGEKFTTVVQIGIGGSDLGPRAMYLALENWAKRTGNFKMEAKFISNVDPDDASAVLNSVDVAHSIFILVSKSGTTLETLTNESFVTDALKKAGLDASKHMIAVTSETSPLAKSDNYLEAFFMDDYIGGRYSSTSGVGGAVLSLAFGPDVFAQFLDGAAEEDKLATNKDFLKNPAMLDAMIGVYERNILGYDSTAVLPYSQGLSRFPAHLQQLDMESNGKSVNRFGEPINYVTGPVIFGEPGTNGQHSFYQLLHQGTDIIPLQFIGFKNSQLQNDVNIQDSTSQQKLCANVAAQIVAFACGKKDDNANKNFEGGRPSSIIIGDELNPKSLGALLAHFENKVMFQGFVWNINSFDQEGVQLGKVLAKKVLAHETDGALAEYSKLLNI, from the coding sequence ATGATCAATTGGAATAATCTTGATACACTTAAATCTTACAACGAGCTTAAGAATGCAGCTTCTGTTAATCTTGTAGAAGCTATGACAGGTGCAAATGGCGCCGAGAGAGTCAAAAAGTATTCTGTTCCCATGGCTGCAGGCCTTAATTACAACTACGCAGCAAAAGAGGTTGATGACAATATCTTATCTGCTCTTGCTGCTCTTGCTGATGAGGCTCAGCTTACCGACAAATACGAAGCTCTCTATAATGGTGAAGTTATAAATACCGGTGAGAAGAGGATGGTTCTTCATCAGCTTACTCGTGGTCAGCTTGGTAAAGATGTAGTAGCTGACGGTGTTAACAAGCGTGAATTCTATGTTAAAGAGCAGAAGAGAATCGCTGATTTTGCAAACAAGGTTCACTCAGGTGAAATTGCAAATGCAAAGGGCGAGAAGTTCACAACAGTAGTTCAGATTGGTATCGGCGGATCAGACCTTGGTCCTAGAGCTATGTATCTTGCTCTTGAGAACTGGGCTAAGAGAACAGGCAACTTCAAGATGGAAGCTAAATTCATCAGCAACGTAGATCCTGATGATGCTAGCGCAGTACTTAATTCTGTAGATGTTGCTCATTCAATCTTTATCCTTGTTTCCAAGTCAGGTACAACACTTGAGACACTTACTAACGAATCATTCGTTACAGATGCACTTAAGAAGGCAGGTCTTGATGCAAGCAAGCATATGATTGCTGTTACATCTGAGACATCTCCTCTTGCTAAGAGTGATAACTACCTTGAAGCTTTCTTCATGGACGATTATATTGGCGGCCGTTATTCTTCAACATCAGGTGTTGGCGGAGCAGTTCTTTCTCTTGCTTTTGGTCCTGATGTATTTGCTCAGTTCCTTGATGGCGCTGCAGAAGAAGACAAGCTTGCAACTAACAAGGATTTCCTTAAGAATCCTGCAATGCTTGATGCTATGATTGGTGTATATGAGAGAAACATCCTTGGCTATGACAGCACAGCTGTACTTCCTTACTCACAGGGCCTTAGCCGTTTCCCTGCACATCTTCAGCAGCTCGATATGGAGTCAAATGGTAAGAGTGTTAACCGTTTCGGCGAACCAATCAACTATGTAACAGGTCCTGTTATCTTTGGTGAGCCTGGAACTAATGGACAGCATTCATTCTATCAGCTCCTTCACCAGGGAACAGACATCATTCCACTTCAGTTCATTGGCTTTAAGAACAGCCAGCTTCAGAACGACGTTAACATTCAGGACAGCACAAGCCAGCAGAAGCTCTGCGCAAATGTAGCAGCTCAGATTGTTGCTTTCGCATGTGGTAAAAAGGATGACAATGCCAACAAGAACTTCGAAGGCGGACGTCCATCAAGCATTATAATTGGTGATGAGCTTAATCCTAAGTCTCTAGGTGCACTCCTTGCTCACTTCGAGAATAAAGTAATGTTCCAGGGCTTTGTATGGAACATCAACTCCTTCGACCAGGAAGGTGTTCAGCTTGGTAAGGTTCTTGCCAAGAAGGTTCTTGCACATGAGACAGATGGAGCACTTGCTGAGTACAGCAAACTTCTGAATATCTGA
- a CDS encoding 5'-methylthioadenosine/adenosylhomocysteine nucleosidase: MKIGIIGAMEVEVETLKSKMTVKNTVTKASMEFYEGSLGNTEVVVVRSGICKVNAGICVQILVDTFGVTHVINTGAAGSLDARINIGDIVLSTDACYHDVDATVFGYQKGEIPQLDTATFTADATLREKAKAAIKVAAPDLGIFEGRICSGDQFICDKEVKDAIVRDFGGICCEMEGCGIAQACYLNNVPFLIIRAISDKADGSEIMDYPEFEAKAARDCAAATLELLQTL; encoded by the coding sequence ATGAAAATAGGAATAATCGGTGCTATGGAAGTTGAGGTAGAAACCCTCAAGAGTAAGATGACAGTTAAGAATACTGTTACAAAAGCTTCTATGGAGTTTTATGAGGGAAGCCTCGGAAATACAGAAGTTGTTGTAGTCAGAAGTGGTATCTGCAAGGTAAATGCAGGTATTTGCGTTCAGATTCTTGTAGATACATTTGGAGTAACCCATGTGATAAATACAGGAGCAGCAGGTTCACTTGATGCGCGTATCAATATTGGTGACATAGTTCTTTCAACAGATGCTTGTTACCACGATGTAGATGCAACAGTGTTCGGATATCAGAAGGGAGAAATCCCTCAGCTTGACACAGCTACATTTACAGCTGATGCTACTCTTAGAGAAAAAGCTAAGGCAGCGATCAAGGTTGCAGCGCCTGACCTTGGAATCTTCGAAGGAAGAATTTGCAGTGGTGATCAGTTTATCTGCGATAAAGAGGTCAAGGATGCCATTGTAAGAGATTTTGGTGGTATCTGTTGTGAGATGGAAGGCTGCGGAATTGCTCAGGCCTGCTATCTAAACAATGTTCCTTTCCTTATCATCCGCGCTATTTCTGATAAAGCTGATGGAAGCGAGATCATGGATTATCCAGAATTTGAAGCTAAGGCAGCAAGAGACTGCGCAGCAGCGACATTAGAGTTATTACAGACACTTTAA
- a CDS encoding MurR/RpiR family transcriptional regulator: protein MNIVSEKIKSCYDTLPAAEKMVADFVLERKDDLFQYPIKELARLSGTTQAAWTRFAQAIGYSGLKDLKNAYYSEANVSLKQADKGPKIAFKDVNEYTSLQSIADNICATSVQAIQTTYRLFDTGSFSEVVNKIVTAKQIQVFGVGTASVAAYDLYCKLLRIHYNVIFNQDHHMNLMTVSQISPEDVAIFFVDNPKNKEVMQLYNIATQKGAITIAITKLGNNTLTTGCNHVLFTTSPEIDKKSGITSSRFAQLFMVDTLYTAICNRDYNNIREYLIDSYEVFNEPPKE from the coding sequence ATGAATATTGTCAGTGAAAAAATCAAGAGTTGCTATGATACTTTACCGGCAGCGGAGAAGATGGTTGCAGACTTTGTCCTTGAGAGGAAGGATGATCTTTTCCAATACCCGATAAAAGAACTGGCAAGGTTATCAGGAACTACGCAGGCCGCATGGACCAGATTTGCACAGGCAATCGGTTATAGCGGACTTAAAGACCTGAAAAACGCCTATTATTCTGAAGCAAATGTTTCTCTTAAGCAGGCAGACAAGGGACCTAAGATTGCATTTAAGGACGTTAACGAGTATACTTCATTACAGTCGATTGCTGATAATATTTGTGCAACCAGCGTGCAGGCTATTCAGACAACCTACAGATTGTTTGACACTGGCAGCTTTAGCGAGGTTGTAAATAAGATTGTTACAGCCAAACAGATACAGGTATTCGGCGTAGGTACTGCAAGTGTCGCTGCCTATGACCTTTACTGTAAGCTTCTTAGAATCCACTACAACGTTATTTTCAATCAGGATCACCACATGAATCTGATGACTGTATCTCAGATATCTCCTGAAGATGTTGCAATTTTCTTCGTGGACAATCCTAAGAACAAAGAAGTAATGCAGCTCTATAACATTGCAACCCAGAAGGGTGCTATTACAATAGCCATTACAAAACTTGGCAATAACACTCTTACAACCGGTTGTAACCATGTTCTTTTTACAACTTCTCCTGAAATTGATAAAAAGAGTGGTATAACAAGCTCCAGATTTGCACAGCTCTTTATGGTTGATACACTGTATACAGCAATCTGTAATCGCGACTATAATAATATTCGTGAGTACCTGATCGATTCTTACGAGGTATTCAACGAACCGCCTAAGGAGTAA
- a CDS encoding glycoside hydrolase family 43 protein, with the protein MGAFLFVHFKEKFTPDGEQVYFGVSKDGFNWEQVNGGNPILESKLGEKGVRDFTITRKKDNTFVILATDLSLANNFATKYKSNWNIVNREGSKYLSKWESEDLVHWSEQELVRVVDDNYGCAWAPDIIYDEEAGDYMVHWSSRYPAQSDNEMAIYYAKTADFINFTAPVMLCKKSDTGIIDSNIVYEDGYYYRFVKSDFNPEHIILERGKTLTGTYERMPAFDEEMDKLEAGQYEAPTCYKLPDGSWCLMLDFYGCEKSKQGYVPFVAKDISTGRFVRSDKEFSFPYGFKHGTVLPITDEEYDRIIKAYK; encoded by the coding sequence ATGGGAGCTTTTTTATTTGTACATTTTAAAGAAAAGTTCACACCTGATGGGGAACAGGTATACTTTGGAGTATCAAAAGACGGCTTTAACTGGGAACAGGTTAATGGCGGAAATCCAATTTTAGAGAGTAAGCTTGGTGAAAAGGGCGTAAGAGATTTTACAATTACAAGGAAAAAAGACAATACATTTGTAATTCTCGCAACAGATCTTTCACTTGCCAATAATTTTGCTACCAAGTATAAGAGTAACTGGAATATTGTTAACAGAGAAGGCAGCAAGTATCTGTCTAAATGGGAATCAGAGGATCTTGTTCACTGGTCTGAGCAGGAGCTTGTCAGAGTAGTTGATGATAATTATGGCTGTGCATGGGCTCCGGATATTATTTATGATGAAGAAGCCGGCGATTATATGGTTCACTGGTCATCAAGATATCCAGCCCAGTCTGACAATGAGATGGCAATTTACTATGCCAAGACCGCAGATTTTATAAATTTTACAGCCCCAGTAATGCTGTGCAAGAAATCAGATACAGGGATTATTGATTCCAATATTGTTTATGAGGACGGATACTACTACAGATTTGTAAAGAGTGATTTCAATCCGGAACATATCATACTTGAAAGAGGCAAAACTCTTACAGGAACTTACGAGAGAATGCCTGCATTTGACGAGGAAATGGATAAGCTTGAGGCAGGACAGTATGAAGCGCCTACATGCTACAAGCTTCCTGATGGCAGTTGGTGCCTGATGCTTGATTTCTACGGATGCGAGAAATCCAAACAGGGATATGTTCCATTTGTGGCAAAAGATATTTCGACAGGCAGATTTGTTCGCTCAGATAAGGAGTTTAGCTTCCCTTATGGCTTTAAACACGGTACAGTTCTTCCTATAACCGATGAAGAATATGATAGGATCATTAAAGCTTATAAATGA
- a CDS encoding polyphosphate polymerase domain-containing protein — protein sequence MGGFKDVFERIETKFLLDDMQYTELMKRLENMAAIDSYGKTSILNIYFDTPDYKLIERSLEKPVYKEKLRLRTYGIANDETNAFIEIKKKYKGVVYKRRISMPYAKAVDYLVNGKEIEKRSQISDEIDYFLQFYKGIRPAMAISYDRIAMAGIHDPELRITFDTNIRWRTDKLSLTEGNVGKDILLPGQHLMELKIAGAMSVEMARILDELNIRQTSFSKYGRGYQDLMSEKYMESQEKESNIALFRKAV from the coding sequence ATGGGCGGATTTAAAGATGTATTTGAAAGAATAGAGACTAAATTTCTGTTGGATGATATGCAGTACACCGAGCTTATGAAGAGACTGGAAAATATGGCAGCCATCGACAGCTATGGGAAAACATCCATCTTAAACATATATTTTGACACACCGGATTATAAGCTTATAGAGAGATCGTTGGAAAAACCCGTGTATAAAGAAAAGTTAAGACTTCGAACATATGGAATTGCAAATGATGAGACCAACGCTTTTATCGAGATCAAGAAAAAATATAAAGGCGTCGTATACAAAAGAAGAATTTCAATGCCATATGCCAAGGCGGTCGATTATCTGGTAAATGGTAAAGAAATAGAAAAAAGATCACAGATTTCGGACGAGATAGATTATTTTCTGCAGTTCTATAAAGGAATAAGACCTGCAATGGCAATATCCTATGACAGAATTGCAATGGCAGGAATCCATGATCCGGAGCTTAGGATCACCTTTGATACTAATATCAGGTGGAGAACAGATAAGCTCTCTTTGACTGAAGGAAACGTAGGAAAAGATATTCTTTTACCGGGTCAGCACCTGATGGAGCTAAAAATTGCAGGTGCTATGTCAGTAGAAATGGCGAGAATCCTCGATGAGCTTAATATAAGACAGACCTCTTTTTCCAAATATGGAAGAGGCTATCAGGACTTGATGAGTGAAAAATACATGGAATCGCAGGAAAAAGAGTCAAATATTGCCTTGTTTCGTAAGGCAGTGTAA